One window from the genome of Pararhizobium gei encodes:
- a CDS encoding TRAP transporter small permease encodes MPQEIHTPVTPEELAHSFEDAAPTADISDYAVEDWATLAIFWIMTGCVFLQFFTRYVLNNSYAWTEEIATNCLIGVVFLGSVMCVRLSRHIQVDVLYHYLPKQVARALAICVDIVRIGFFAYGCWLMWRYVAIVSEERMVTVDLPRNIVFYSVFAGFVLMLGRSIQVFIANQRRGYSVLERPEEFQKVED; translated from the coding sequence ATGCCACAAGAAATTCATACCCCGGTGACACCGGAGGAGCTTGCGCACTCTTTCGAAGACGCTGCGCCAACCGCTGACATTTCCGATTATGCCGTCGAAGACTGGGCCACGCTCGCGATCTTCTGGATCATGACCGGCTGCGTGTTCCTGCAGTTCTTTACCCGCTATGTGCTGAACAATTCCTATGCCTGGACCGAGGAAATCGCCACCAACTGCCTGATCGGCGTTGTCTTCCTGGGCTCGGTCATGTGCGTGCGGCTATCGCGCCATATTCAGGTCGACGTGCTCTATCACTACCTGCCGAAACAGGTCGCCCGGGCGCTGGCCATCTGTGTCGATATCGTCCGCATCGGCTTCTTTGCCTATGGCTGCTGGCTGATGTGGCGCTATGTGGCGATCGTCTCCGAGGAGCGCATGGTGACCGTCGACCTGCCGCGCAACATCGTCTTCTACAGTGTTTTTGCCGGTTTCGTGCTGATGCTCGGCCGCTCCATCCAGGTCTTCATTGCCAATCAGCGCCGCGGTTATTCGGTGCTCGAACGGCCCGAGGAATTTCAAAAGGTCGAGGATTGA
- a CDS encoding SDR family NAD(P)-dependent oxidoreductase yields the protein MANGQNMWHGVKIADLEGKAVLITGASTGIGAALARAFAAQGASVAIHYNESVDAAGRLLAEVEDAGGKAMLVQGDVSAEGETERVVEDAARHFGRLDGLINNAGGMLGRLATAEMTDAHYQKVMDLNGRSVLAAARAAHPWLRKQGGFIINTTSIAARNGGGNGAILYAAAKGFVSTITRGHAKEFVGDNIRVNAVAPGIISTPFHDRYTDRDMLEAQRKTVPMARVGSPDDCVGAYLFLASPSLSGYITGQIIEVNGGQLMP from the coding sequence ATGGCGAACGGACAAAACATGTGGCATGGCGTGAAAATCGCGGACCTTGAAGGCAAGGCCGTGCTGATTACCGGCGCCTCCACAGGAATCGGGGCGGCACTTGCGAGGGCCTTCGCCGCGCAGGGCGCAAGCGTTGCCATCCATTACAACGAGAGTGTCGATGCTGCAGGCCGGCTGCTGGCGGAGGTCGAAGATGCCGGCGGCAAGGCGATGCTGGTTCAAGGGGATGTCTCCGCTGAAGGCGAAACGGAACGCGTGGTTGAGGACGCCGCCCGTCATTTCGGACGGCTCGATGGTCTGATCAACAATGCCGGCGGCATGCTCGGCCGACTGGCGACCGCTGAGATGACCGACGCACACTATCAAAAGGTCATGGACCTCAACGGCCGCTCGGTTCTCGCCGCGGCGAGGGCGGCGCATCCCTGGTTGCGCAAGCAGGGTGGCTTCATCATCAACACGACCTCGATTGCAGCCCGCAACGGCGGCGGCAACGGCGCAATTCTCTATGCTGCTGCCAAAGGCTTCGTGTCCACGATCACCCGCGGCCATGCCAAGGAGTTTGTCGGAGACAATATCCGCGTCAACGCGGTGGCCCCGGGGATCATTTCGACCCCCTTCCACGACCGCTACACCGATCGGGATATGCTCGAGGCCCAGCGGAAAACGGTGCCGATGGCACGCGTCGGATCACCTGACGACTGTGTCGGAGCCTATCTCTTCCTCGCTTCGCCAAGCCTTTCCGGATACATCACCGGCCAGATCATCGAGGTCAATGGCGGCCAGCTCATGCCGTGA
- a CDS encoding TRAP transporter large permease encodes MLLLVGGFLALMLIGVPVAIAMAVSSVLYLVFYNVAPDIIAAQRMIAGVESFPLLAVPFFILAGNLMNSAGVTGRIYSFAVALVGWMKGGLAQVNIIGSVIFSGMSGTALADAAGIGTIEIKAMKEHGYPVEVAVGVTAASATLGPIFPPSLPFVIYGMMANVSIGALFMAGIVPGVVMTVLMMLTVAIFAYRHGWGSDTPFEIRRLMAASVEILIVLAVPLSIYLMMLAGFSLNIAVGIALVALIAVDWYFDFSAVMALMTPVILIGGMTMGWFTPTEAAVAAVLWSLFLGLVRYRTMTLSSLARATFDTIETTASVLFIVTAASIFAWLLTVSQAAQMLSGAILTITDNKWVFLILVNILMLFVGCFLDTIAAITILVPILLPLVLQFDIDPVHFGLIMTLNLMIGLLHPPLGMVLFVLSRVAKLSVERTTMAILPWLVPLFIALILITFIPAITLWLPTEVGLIR; translated from the coding sequence ATGCTCTTGCTCGTTGGCGGATTTCTTGCCCTGATGCTGATCGGCGTTCCTGTCGCCATCGCCATGGCCGTGTCCTCGGTCCTCTATCTGGTCTTCTACAATGTCGCTCCTGACATCATCGCCGCGCAGCGGATGATCGCCGGCGTCGAGAGCTTCCCGCTTCTGGCCGTTCCCTTTTTCATCCTGGCGGGAAACCTGATGAACTCGGCCGGCGTGACCGGCCGCATCTATTCCTTTGCCGTTGCCCTTGTCGGATGGATGAAGGGCGGGCTGGCCCAGGTCAACATCATCGGATCGGTCATTTTCTCCGGCATGTCCGGCACCGCGCTTGCCGATGCGGCCGGCATCGGGACGATCGAGATCAAGGCAATGAAGGAGCATGGCTATCCGGTGGAAGTGGCGGTTGGCGTGACGGCCGCATCGGCAACGCTCGGCCCGATCTTCCCGCCCTCGCTGCCTTTCGTCATCTACGGCATGATGGCCAATGTCTCGATCGGCGCCCTGTTCATGGCCGGCATCGTTCCCGGCGTCGTCATGACGGTGCTGATGATGCTCACAGTCGCGATCTTCGCCTACCGGCACGGCTGGGGTTCGGATACCCCGTTCGAGATAAGGCGCCTGATGGCCGCCTCCGTTGAAATCCTGATTGTCCTTGCCGTACCGCTTTCCATTTATCTTATGATGCTCGCCGGCTTTTCCCTCAACATTGCCGTCGGCATCGCCCTGGTCGCTCTGATCGCGGTCGACTGGTACTTCGATTTTTCCGCAGTCATGGCGCTGATGACGCCCGTGATCCTCATCGGCGGCATGACGATGGGGTGGTTTACGCCGACCGAGGCAGCTGTGGCGGCCGTGTTGTGGTCCCTCTTTCTCGGCCTCGTGCGCTATAGGACCATGACACTCTCGTCCCTCGCTCGCGCGACCTTCGACACGATCGAAACGACGGCGTCGGTGCTGTTCATTGTGACGGCCGCATCGATTTTCGCTTGGCTCCTGACTGTCAGCCAGGCGGCGCAGATGCTCTCCGGCGCGATCCTGACCATCACCGACAACAAATGGGTCTTCCTGATCCTGGTCAATATCCTGATGCTGTTCGTCGGTTGTTTCCTGGACACGATCGCGGCGATTACCATTCTCGTCCCGATCCTCCTGCCGCTGGTGCTCCAGTTCGACATCGATCCGGTGCATTTCGGCCTGATCATGACCCTCAATCTGATGATCGGACTGCTTCATCCGCCGCTCGGCATGGTCCTGTTCGTCCTGTCGCGCGTGGCGAAACTCTCGGTGGAACGCACGACCATGGCCATCCTGCCATGGCTGGTGCCACTGTTCATCGCGCTGATCCTCATCACCTTCATCCCGGCCATCACGCTCTGGCTACCGACGGAAGTGGGGCTGATCCGATGA
- a CDS encoding PAS domain S-box protein, with translation MSEDAAGGATSLKVMIDTIIAAPLQIVLFWGPDYKAFYNDTYAPTIGNKHPHAFGRPASENWAELWDDLKPLLDQVRERGEPVLAKDRPFYIERYGKPETVTFDISYSAVPDENGETAGVLCIVSETTERTRYEQKLKESEERFRNMADHAPVMLWVVDEAGYCTYLNPRWYAFTGQTVEQAEGYGWLEATHPEDRQRANDIFLTALEKQEAFRIEYRLRRADGVYRWAIDTAEPRFMPDGTFGGYIGSVLDIDERHEMELKLRESEGELKAITNSIDQMIWSTRPDGFHDFYNDRWYEFTGVPYGTTDGEGWNGMFHPDDQERAWSIWRHCLTTGEPYHIEYRLRHRTGVYRWVIGRANAVRDEDGAIVRWFGTCTDIHELKTGEIERSAIIDLQEEIRFLDDPADVAYAAAAMLGRMLKTSRAGYGTVDLERETVTIDRDWTAEGIRSLQGVKNFRDYGSFIDDLKRGDVVVLEDVGRDPRTRGSVDNFKAIDVASLVNIPIREQSGLAALFFITHSVPRVWEPGELRFINEVAERTRQAVERRRAEQELHMLTLSLEEQVAERTAALRRSEEQLRQSQKMEAVGQLTGGIAHDFNNNLAVILGGLSLIERRLKRGETHDLERLIAGAAEGAQRAAALTQRLLAFSRQQPLSPEPVDGNKLIAGMNDLLTRALGEHIRIETVLAAGLWRTKADISQLENALLNIAVNARDAMPDGGRLTIETANAHIDDDYAGEHDISVGQYVLIALTDTGTGMTPDVMEKAFDPFFTTKGVGKGTGLGLSQLFGFVRQTGGHIKIYSELGVGTTLKIYLPRFYGDESPAERRPEETNFPRGSADEHILLVEDDDRVRLFVRQALNELGYHVVSANGGPEALRILKEGKPFDLLLTDIVMPDMNGRKLADAALLLQPGLRVIFATGYTNNAVVHNGILDPGTNFLQKPFTLEQLASKVRSVLGTR, from the coding sequence TTGTCTGAAGATGCAGCGGGCGGGGCGACATCTCTCAAAGTTATGATCGATACGATAATTGCTGCCCCTCTGCAGATCGTCCTGTTCTGGGGGCCTGACTACAAAGCCTTTTATAACGATACTTACGCACCAACGATCGGCAATAAACACCCGCATGCATTTGGCCGCCCGGCCTCGGAAAACTGGGCGGAGCTTTGGGATGATCTGAAGCCTTTGCTGGATCAGGTGCGAGAGCGCGGCGAACCGGTTCTGGCAAAGGATCGACCATTCTATATCGAGCGTTACGGCAAGCCGGAGACCGTGACGTTCGACATTTCCTATTCGGCTGTCCCGGACGAGAACGGCGAAACGGCCGGTGTTCTGTGCATTGTCAGTGAAACCACGGAGCGGACGCGTTACGAGCAGAAGCTGAAAGAAAGCGAAGAGCGATTTCGCAACATGGCGGATCACGCGCCGGTTATGTTGTGGGTGGTCGATGAAGCCGGGTACTGCACCTATCTCAATCCCCGCTGGTATGCCTTCACCGGACAGACGGTCGAGCAGGCGGAGGGCTATGGCTGGCTTGAAGCCACTCATCCTGAAGACCGGCAGCGTGCGAACGATATTTTTCTTACCGCCCTGGAAAAGCAGGAAGCATTCCGGATCGAATACAGGTTGCGGCGTGCCGATGGCGTATATCGCTGGGCAATCGACACCGCCGAACCGCGGTTCATGCCGGATGGCACCTTTGGCGGTTATATCGGCTCCGTCCTTGATATCGACGAGCGCCACGAGATGGAGCTGAAGCTTCGCGAGAGCGAGGGCGAACTCAAGGCCATTACCAATTCCATCGATCAGATGATCTGGTCGACGCGCCCGGACGGTTTTCACGATTTTTACAATGACCGCTGGTATGAGTTCACGGGCGTTCCCTACGGCACGACCGACGGCGAGGGCTGGAACGGCATGTTCCATCCGGACGATCAGGAGCGTGCCTGGTCGATCTGGCGACATTGCCTGACAACCGGCGAGCCCTATCATATCGAGTACCGTCTTCGGCACCGGACCGGCGTCTATCGCTGGGTGATCGGCCGGGCCAACGCAGTTCGCGACGAAGATGGCGCTATCGTTCGATGGTTCGGGACGTGCACGGATATCCACGAACTCAAGACGGGTGAAATCGAGCGATCGGCAATCATTGATCTTCAGGAGGAAATCCGGTTTCTGGACGATCCGGCAGATGTTGCTTATGCCGCGGCTGCGATGCTTGGCAGGATGCTGAAAACCAGCCGTGCCGGCTATGGTACGGTCGATCTCGAACGGGAGACTGTGACGATCGACAGGGACTGGACGGCCGAGGGGATCCGTAGCCTCCAGGGCGTTAAGAATTTCCGGGACTATGGCAGTTTTATCGATGACCTGAAACGCGGCGACGTGGTCGTGCTGGAGGATGTTGGCCGCGACCCCAGGACGCGCGGTAGTGTCGATAATTTCAAGGCCATTGACGTGGCATCCCTGGTCAATATCCCGATCAGAGAACAAAGCGGCTTGGCAGCTCTCTTCTTCATAACGCATAGCGTACCCCGGGTCTGGGAGCCGGGAGAACTGCGCTTCATCAACGAGGTGGCGGAACGAACCCGACAGGCCGTCGAACGGCGGCGTGCGGAGCAAGAGCTCCACATGCTCACCCTTTCGCTCGAAGAACAGGTGGCGGAGCGCACCGCCGCGCTCAGGCGGTCGGAGGAGCAACTGCGCCAGAGCCAGAAAATGGAAGCAGTCGGCCAGTTGACCGGGGGCATAGCCCATGACTTCAACAACAATCTCGCCGTTATCCTTGGCGGCCTCAGTCTTATAGAGCGCAGGTTGAAGCGCGGCGAAACGCACGATCTGGAGCGGCTGATCGCTGGAGCGGCGGAAGGCGCGCAGCGGGCCGCTGCCCTGACCCAGCGGCTTCTCGCCTTTTCGCGCCAGCAGCCGCTTTCGCCCGAACCGGTGGACGGCAACAAGCTGATTGCCGGGATGAACGACCTTTTGACCCGGGCGCTCGGCGAACATATCCGGATCGAGACTGTGCTTGCTGCCGGCCTCTGGCGTACCAAGGCCGATATCAGTCAGCTGGAGAACGCCTTGCTCAACATCGCCGTCAATGCGCGTGATGCCATGCCGGACGGCGGTCGTCTGACCATCGAAACAGCCAATGCGCATATCGACGACGATTATGCCGGGGAACATGACATCAGTGTCGGCCAATATGTCCTCATTGCCTTGACGGACACCGGCACCGGCATGACGCCTGATGTCATGGAGAAAGCCTTCGATCCGTTTTTCACCACCAAGGGAGTCGGCAAGGGTACGGGCCTTGGCCTTAGCCAGCTGTTCGGTTTCGTTCGCCAGACCGGCGGGCATATCAAGATCTATTCCGAACTCGGTGTCGGCACGACGTTGAAGATCTATCTGCCGCGCTTCTATGGCGATGAATCGCCAGCCGAGCGTCGTCCGGAAGAGACGAATTTCCCTCGCGGATCTGCCGACGAACATATTCTTCTCGTGGAAGACGACGACAGGGTGAGGCTGTTCGTGCGGCAGGCGCTGAACGAACTCGGCTATCACGTCGTTTCCGCCAATGGCGGCCCGGAAGCACTTCGGATTCTCAAGGAGGGCAAGCCCTTCGATCTCCTGCTGACGGATATCGTCATGCCCGACATGAACGGCCGCAAACTCGCTGACGCGGCCCTGTTGCTCCAGCCTGGTCTGCGGGTCATCTTCGCGACCGGTTATACCAACAACGCCGTGGTCCATAACGGCATTCTCGACCCTGGCACGAATTTTCTGCAGAAGCCCTTTACGCTGGAACAGCTGGCAAGCAAGGTCCGCAGCGTGCTTGGTACCAGGTAA
- the uxuA gene encoding mannonate dehydratase encodes MRHTWRWFGPVDRVSVQDAAQAGALGIVSALHHIPTGEVWPVEEIAKRQAEVRAGGLQWDVVESVPVSESIKTQTGEWRSHIANWQETLRRLSAAGIGTVCYNFMPVLDWTRTDLRWTTQHGAKAMRFDRIDFVAFDVHLLERPGAAEDYDAETLERARQRVRDMSDDRKLSLSRNIGAGLPGSADGYSLPQLRDHLRTYDGIDRRRLQSNLIDFLAEVTPVAEQVGINICAHPDDPPWALLGLPRVLSTADDYAVMLDAVNSPANGVTVCTGSLGALAANDLPAMVRQFAPRIHFVHLRNVRREEDRTPCSFYEDEHLEGGTDMVAVIAELLKEEKRRRDTGRADHEIPMRPDHGQEILDDLTRGAQPGYPAIGRLKGLAELRGIERALSHSVYGLS; translated from the coding sequence ATGCGACACACGTGGCGTTGGTTCGGCCCGGTCGACCGGGTGAGCGTACAGGATGCGGCACAGGCAGGCGCGCTCGGGATCGTCAGCGCCCTGCATCATATCCCGACAGGCGAGGTCTGGCCCGTCGAAGAGATTGCCAAGCGGCAGGCGGAAGTGCGGGCGGGCGGACTGCAATGGGATGTCGTCGAGAGCGTTCCTGTCTCCGAAAGCATCAAGACGCAGACCGGCGAGTGGCGCAGTCACATCGCCAACTGGCAGGAAACCCTGCGACGGCTGTCCGCAGCCGGAATAGGAACTGTCTGCTACAATTTCATGCCCGTCCTCGACTGGACGCGCACAGACCTGCGCTGGACGACGCAGCACGGCGCCAAGGCCATGCGTTTTGACAGAATCGATTTCGTCGCTTTCGACGTTCATCTCCTGGAACGCCCCGGTGCAGCGGAGGACTACGATGCCGAAACCCTGGAGCGGGCGCGCCAGCGCGTTCGGGACATGAGCGACGATCGCAAACTTTCGCTTTCACGCAACATCGGCGCGGGCCTTCCGGGCTCCGCCGATGGCTACAGCCTGCCCCAGCTTCGGGACCATCTGCGAACGTACGACGGCATCGACAGGAGAAGACTGCAAAGCAATCTTATCGACTTCCTTGCGGAGGTGACACCCGTTGCGGAACAGGTTGGCATCAATATCTGCGCTCATCCGGATGATCCGCCATGGGCTTTGCTTGGCCTGCCGCGCGTGCTGTCGACAGCCGACGACTATGCCGTCATGCTCGATGCGGTGAACAGCCCGGCAAACGGCGTGACCGTATGTACGGGTTCTCTCGGCGCGCTGGCTGCCAACGACCTGCCGGCCATGGTACGCCAATTTGCACCCCGGATCCATTTCGTGCACCTGAGGAATGTCCGTCGCGAGGAAGACCGCACGCCCTGCTCGTTTTACGAAGACGAACATCTGGAAGGCGGCACGGATATGGTGGCGGTGATTGCGGAGCTCCTGAAAGAGGAAAAGCGCCGTCGGGACACCGGCCGCGCCGATCACGAAATTCCGATGCGGCCGGACCACGGGCAGGAGATTCTCGACGATCTCACCCGAGGCGCCCAGCCAGGCTATCCCGCCATCGGACGCTTGAAAGGGCTCGCCGAATTGCGCGGCATAGAGCGCGCCTTGTCCCACTCCGTGTACGGATTGTCCTGA
- a CDS encoding FadR/GntR family transcriptional regulator, with protein sequence MFSAVESRRLYRQVADQMRSLIERGELAAGSRLPAERELAQRLGVSRPTIREALIVLEVEGFIDIRMGSGIYVNARKPMLADIPPEDFEGPFELLRARAVVECAVAEEAARLARPEHIRGLDDNLARMADALHDRHAALALDRDFHVIVSGIIANATLSRFVGSIHDMRMTPYFEKLASYFENTETWRAAMEEHCVIRDAIAAGDPAAARAAMRMHLDQSQMRLSESFEERPAGNTIPAAWSRAGGN encoded by the coding sequence ATGTTCTCTGCAGTGGAATCGCGCCGCCTGTATCGTCAGGTTGCCGATCAGATGCGTAGCCTGATTGAACGGGGCGAACTCGCCGCCGGGTCGCGGCTGCCTGCAGAGCGCGAACTGGCACAGAGGCTCGGCGTTTCCCGGCCGACGATCCGCGAGGCGCTGATCGTGCTTGAGGTCGAGGGCTTTATCGATATCCGCATGGGTTCGGGCATCTATGTCAATGCCCGCAAGCCCATGCTCGCCGATATTCCGCCGGAGGATTTCGAGGGACCGTTCGAGCTTCTGCGCGCTCGCGCGGTTGTCGAATGCGCGGTTGCAGAAGAAGCCGCCCGGCTGGCTCGACCGGAGCATATTCGGGGGCTCGATGACAATCTTGCGCGAATGGCCGATGCGCTCCATGACCGTCATGCGGCGCTTGCGCTCGACCGCGACTTTCACGTGATCGTATCGGGCATCATTGCCAATGCGACCTTGAGCCGGTTTGTCGGCAGCATTCACGACATGCGCATGACGCCCTATTTCGAAAAGCTCGCCAGCTATTTCGAGAACACCGAAACCTGGAGGGCGGCAATGGAGGAGCATTGCGTCATCCGCGACGCCATCGCCGCAGGTGACCCGGCGGCGGCGCGCGCAGCCATGCGCATGCATCTCGATCAATCGCAAATGCGTCTGTCGGAAAGCTTCGAGGAGAGGCCTGCCGGCAACACGATACCCGCCGCATGGAGTCGTGCCGGAGGAAACTAA
- a CDS encoding sialic acid TRAP transporter substrate-binding protein SiaP: MKLTLKMLLGATVAVLASTLTAQAETALKWAHVYETSEPFHTDSVWAAEEIGKRTEGRYKIDVFPASQLGKEADLNQGLKLGTVDIIISGSSFAARESKPIGVTYFPYIFRDPSHLIAYTKSDIFKKLSAGYEEASGNHIAAVSYYGTRHTTSNKPIEKCADMQGLKIRVPDVPAYLAMPRACGANTTPIAFAEVYLALQNGTVEAQENPLTTIEAKKFYEVQKHIVLTGHIVDHLNTLISKTLWSSLSDADKAIFTEVMQQAAERTTKTIEERENALVASFKEKDLTVTKVDKADFEKNVIEKVTFEEFGYDKQDWEAIRAIK, translated from the coding sequence ATGAAGCTCACACTGAAAATGCTACTGGGAGCCACGGTCGCAGTCCTGGCCTCGACACTGACGGCACAGGCCGAAACGGCCCTGAAATGGGCGCATGTTTACGAAACGTCCGAGCCTTTCCACACGGATTCCGTATGGGCTGCCGAAGAGATCGGCAAGCGAACCGAAGGGCGCTACAAGATCGATGTCTTTCCGGCATCGCAGCTCGGCAAGGAAGCCGATCTCAACCAGGGTCTGAAACTCGGCACCGTCGATATCATCATCTCCGGCTCCAGCTTCGCAGCACGCGAATCCAAGCCGATCGGCGTCACCTACTTCCCGTATATTTTCCGCGATCCGAGCCATCTGATCGCCTATACGAAGAGCGACATCTTCAAGAAGCTGTCAGCCGGCTACGAGGAAGCGTCGGGCAATCATATCGCCGCCGTGAGCTATTACGGCACGCGCCACACGACCTCCAACAAGCCGATCGAGAAATGTGCCGACATGCAGGGCCTGAAGATCAGGGTTCCCGACGTGCCGGCCTATCTTGCCATGCCCAGGGCATGCGGCGCCAATACGACGCCGATTGCATTCGCCGAGGTCTATCTCGCGCTGCAGAACGGGACGGTCGAGGCGCAGGAAAATCCGCTGACCACAATCGAGGCAAAGAAGTTCTACGAGGTCCAGAAGCACATCGTCCTGACGGGCCATATCGTCGATCACCTAAACACACTGATCTCCAAAACGCTGTGGTCGAGCCTGTCGGATGCGGACAAGGCGATCTTCACCGAGGTCATGCAGCAGGCCGCGGAGCGCACAACCAAGACGATCGAGGAGCGTGAAAACGCGCTTGTGGCCAGCTTCAAGGAAAAGGACCTGACCGTTACCAAGGTCGACAAGGCCGATTTCGAAAAGAACGTCATCGAAAAAGTGACCTTCGAGGAATTCGGCTACGACAAGCAGGATTGGGAAGCCATCCGCGCCATCAAGTGA
- a CDS encoding L-idonate 5-dehydrogenase produces MSEDIPLQTRLARLYGQTDLRLENAEVARPGDGEVLLKMAAAGICGSDLHYYQDGGFGPVRVREPIIPGHEASGTVTVLGNDVSGLAIGELVAVNPSQPCGDCRFCSKGLPIHCTNMRFMGSAMRLPHEQGMFRDWLVVPARQCVSAGSLISPGEAACAEPLAVCLHAVSQAGDLNGKSVLVTGAGPIGALVIAATRHAGAASVVVTDLADAALERAISMGATETINVRRDPQRLAVFEKDKGQFDVAFECSAAEPALRSAIAAVRPRGLIVQVGVTGDITLPLNAIVGKELRLIGSQRFDTEFALALDLIADRRIDVRPIISHRFPIGEAVQAFEQAGDRSAACKVQLTFLS; encoded by the coding sequence ATGAGTGAGGACATTCCCCTTCAGACCCGGCTGGCAAGGCTTTATGGCCAGACCGATCTCCGGCTGGAGAATGCCGAGGTGGCAAGACCCGGCGATGGCGAGGTCCTCCTCAAGATGGCGGCAGCCGGGATCTGCGGTTCGGATCTCCACTATTACCAGGACGGCGGCTTCGGCCCCGTCCGGGTCCGGGAACCGATCATTCCGGGCCATGAAGCGTCCGGTACCGTTACGGTTCTGGGTAACGACGTCTCTGGGCTTGCAATCGGTGAACTTGTCGCCGTCAACCCGAGCCAGCCCTGCGGCGACTGCCGGTTCTGCAGCAAGGGCTTGCCGATCCATTGCACCAATATGCGGTTTATGGGCAGCGCCATGCGCCTTCCCCATGAGCAGGGAATGTTCCGCGATTGGCTGGTGGTCCCGGCGCGGCAATGCGTCTCGGCCGGCTCACTTATTTCTCCCGGCGAAGCCGCCTGCGCCGAGCCTCTGGCGGTCTGCCTGCACGCGGTTTCGCAGGCTGGAGATCTCAACGGCAAGTCCGTTCTGGTGACCGGCGCCGGCCCGATCGGCGCCCTCGTCATCGCGGCGACCCGGCATGCCGGTGCAGCCAGCGTCGTCGTAACCGACCTCGCTGATGCCGCACTGGAAAGGGCTATCTCCATGGGGGCGACCGAGACGATCAATGTCCGCCGTGATCCACAGCGGCTCGCAGTGTTCGAAAAAGACAAGGGGCAGTTCGACGTAGCCTTCGAATGCTCCGCAGCCGAACCGGCGCTTCGCAGCGCAATCGCCGCCGTGCGCCCACGCGGGCTGATCGTGCAGGTCGGCGTTACCGGTGACATCACGCTTCCTTTGAACGCGATCGTCGGCAAGGAACTGCGGCTGATCGGCTCGCAGCGGTTCGACACCGAATTTGCGCTGGCGCTCGACCTGATCGCCGATCGCCGGATTGATGTGCGGCCGATCATTTCCCATCGTTTTCCCATCGGTGAGGCAGTTCAAGCCTTCGAGCAGGCCGGCGACCGCTCGGCTGCCTGCAAGGTGCAACTGACCTTTCTTTCCTAA